A stretch of Kazachstania africana CBS 2517 chromosome 7, complete genome DNA encodes these proteins:
- the KAFR0G03820 gene encoding uncharacterized protein translates to MFLLILYFLLPLALCEITIPDVGDGWFPTSSSDCGTNLISAHSFYAYWDGDLPNSNDVNFAGALDDIVLVRDNAGGNIQAIRVSQDDYMIGTFGGNQLDSISSDLLDTYAAVLIVENGMNDYFYIESITGDPKTTYGFIAATGDLSFEYVTEAIKFWSRGESYNFATSRQFINEYNLCEHSADDAYTFINSSYFGDCISITYNSSQTLEEQTGLATDLLYVYNGGTTSFNDGDKVCVSIGAVPDNTQ, encoded by the coding sequence ATGTTCCTATTAATCCTGTATTTTTTACTTCCTCTAGCCCTCTGTGAAATAACTATACCAGATGTGGGCGATGGATGGTTTCCCACTTCATCAAGCGATTGCGGCACTAATCTAATTTCCGCTCACAGTTTTTATGCTTATTGGGATGGCGACTTGCCAAATTCTAATGATGTCAACTTTGCAGGTGCTCTAGACGATATTGTGCTGGTTCGAGATAATGCAGGGGGAAATATTCAAGCAATCAGAGTAAGTCAGGATGATTACATGATAGGCACATTTGGAGGTAATCAGCTTGACTCTATATCTAGCGACCTTCTCGATACTTATGCTGCTGTTTTAATAGTCGAAAATGGAATGAATGATTACTTTTATATTGAATCTATTACCGGTGACCCAAAAACTACCTATGGGTTTATCGCCGCAACAGGAGATCTAAGTTTTGAGTATGTCACTGAGGCAATAAAGTTTTGGAGTAGGGGTGAAAGCTACAATTTTGCCACCAGCAGAcaatttattaatgaatataatttatGCGAGCACTCAGCCGACGACGCATATACCTTTATCAACTCGTCATATTTTGGTGACTGCATTTCGATTACTTATAACTCTTCACAAACTTTAGAGGAGCAGACTGGCTTAGCAACTGATCTTCTCTATGTTTACAATGGTGGTACAACTTCTTTTAATGACGGCGATAAGGTCTGTGTTTCTATTGGTGCTGTCCCCGACAATACTCAATAG
- the CBP1 gene encoding Cbp1p (similar to Saccharomyces cerevisiae CBP1 (YJL209W); ancestral locus Anc_1.125) has product MLHSLTHMQGQAIRRIPYRILYVRMHTGCTSFHKYQTNHISELITIIKEEKTLTTSRKELFKSYWREHHLQSAKNRPIASLLKEVDLPSFVRFISKTKLKSSTARGIYRREIMYNNSDVSFANELVNTISGEGITFHTKDDVFRWCFFDSLTTNDILMAADIFLLYYSNNNETIDNELTLKLITALSFQNPPYDKPHLKKFLKLCQLMEKRSSSLTLTRFQLQNLCDKALSLDNTPLLSKLVLTKLMHANFYPSTKTRDSKMMVAYKLIDQDYQMRNVSGVFLTWTTIKNHYTSFDKHDPRILYKVFKIAKQNKAYLGVCRELMEKLTPVYYCNDPLLLPVVINYTTQIGDFDQATQLIKDMKENMNDAAQNRRFYRKRTLNSLLKLHLKFHDFSSVDKILKEIVDLFGKLSSSNYQAIISHLLNTEKVDNLKKALKLLNIIEPSERLSAYATLITKLVEWNLAGKSALSRNHLAVINELLTKADKQDPEHLNSLWNIVASLYIKTLLHCTNKSSGKSSNTKIKSSTKSLDLAKLIFLKSVNVSNTKEVDSNPFSTFDPYNIKLKLSSSNKVVILKNIAMVALKCKRKDIFLWCCSMLYQDGMSSIDLMADWNIILKHQFRKSRYESLDSFLNNSTKEGVKFIKDTLK; this is encoded by the coding sequence ATGCTTCATAGTCTGACACACATGCAAGGACAGGCTATAAGGCGTATCCCTTATCGAATATTGTATGTTCGAATGCATACAGGTTGTACTAGTTTCCACAAATATCAAACAAACCATATCAGTGAGTTGATAACTATCAttaaagaggaaaaaacTTTGACCACATCTAGAAAGGAATTGTTTAAGTCGTATTGGAGAGAACATCATTTGCAGTCAGCCAAAAACAGACCGATAGCGTCGCTTCTTAAGGAAGTAGATCTACCCAGTTTTGTGAGGTTTATATCCAAGACAAAGTTGAAATCATCTACCGCAAGGGGCATCTATAGAAGAGAAATAATGTACAATAACTCTGACGTCTCCTTTGCTAATGAACTTGTAAACACAATTTCCGGAGAAGGGATAACTTTTCACACGAAGGATGATGTCTTTCGTTGGTGCTTTTTCGATTCATTGACAACAAATGACATCCTCATGGCTGctgatatttttcttttatattaCTCAAATAATAACGAAACtattgataatgaattaaCGTTGAAGCTCATCACTGCActttcatttcaaaatccCCCGTATGATAAGCCACActtgaaaaagtttttaaAGCTTTGTCAATTAATGGAGAAAcgttcatcttcattaacCTTGACTCGTTTTCAACTCCAGAACCTTTGTGATAAAGCATTATCTCTGGATAACACACCGTTACTATCTAAACTTGTTCTGACCAAACTCATGCATGCCAACTTCTATCCTAGTACTAAAACAAGAGATTCCAAAATGATGGTTGCCTACAAACTAATTGATCAAGATTATCAAATGAGAAATGTATCAGGCGTTTTCTTAACGTGGACCACAATCAAAAATCATTACACATCTTTTGATAAGCATGATCCAAGAATATTATACAAGGTTTTCAAGATAGCAAAACAGAATAAGGCTTATCTAGGTGTGTGTAGAGAATTGATGGAAAAGCTGACGCCAGTATACTACTGCAATGACCCCCTCCTTTTACCTGTTGTTATAAATTACACTACTCAAATTGGTGATTTCGATCAAGCTACACAACTGATTAAAGatatgaaagaaaatatgaacGACGCAGCTCAAAATAGACGTTTCTATCGTAAAAGAACTTTGAACTCGTTACTAAAACTACATTTGAAGTTTCATGACTTCAGCAGTGtagataaaattttaaaagaaattgttgaCCTATTTGGCAAGTTGTCATCAAGCAATTATCAGGCAATCATCTCACATCTTCTAAATACAGAAAAGGTGGACAACCTGAAAAAAGCACTTAAGCTTTTGAACATTATTGAGCCAAGCGAAAGATTGTCGGCATACGCGACTCTAATAACAAAGCTTGTGGAATGGAACTTGGCCGGGAAGAGCGCTTTAAGTAGAAATCACTTGGCAGTAATAAATGAACTGTTAACTAAGGCAGATAAACAGGATCCAGAACATTTAAACTCGTTGTGGAATATTGTAGCGTCACTTTACATAAAGACTTTACTTCATTGTACCAACAAATCTTCTGgaaaaagttcaaatactaaaataaaatcttcCACTAAATCTTTGGACCTCGCTAAACTAATATTCCTGAAATCAGTCAATGTTTCAAACACTAAAGAAGTTGACTCGAACCCTTTTTCGACATTTGATCCATATAACATCAAGCTCAAACTCTCCTCATCAAATAAGGTTGTCATTTTGAAGAACATAGCAATGGTTGCGTTAAAGTGTAAAAGgaaagatatttttttgtgGTGTTGTTCAATGCTTTATCAAGACGGAATGTCATCCATTGATTTAATGGCAGATTGGAACATAATTCTGAAGCATCAATTTAGGAAATCTCGATATGAAAGTTTAgattcttttcttaataaTAGTACGAAAGAAGGtgtcaaatttataaaGGATACACTCAAATAG
- the LAA1 gene encoding AP-1 complex accessory protein LAA1 (similar to Saccharomyces cerevisiae LAA1 (YJL207C); ancestral locus Anc_1.127): MTLRQTIDSSEDRRNELLLWVMKKLDRILTDETESSEQECAKIYSELDDFMRYCASLSTSELESHYISIRISKLYSVLLTKLAPNSPGKLFDTAELMTYILCEEEVSKEEQEGEKSKKKSKSSNKTYTYSAAKDLAATILIELFEVFGDDISSLGPLIFSVIFKNLKKTNEKSKYHHATYMVTLLQLFNSILRGCGETILDSASAAKFSKLSKIIFEDMYNKEKEYPVDFISLIMDSWAIAFRQESLVKDHLDDLSSFIYTKLCEGKLGIYCFSNDTTRIHAAKTISEVLYFYYSKKLLQFDDAINFYVRMFSNAGARDLKTGCVESLINFITLCYASDSSFLNGCNYLYVITTLSDIFTEHRTKHKRISSITRDLEYINYVHDLILPHITESSKSQILLQLLNLRPNHTPQSGRKILNVDTSSNHWIMLLQLDLINKLINSLSTSFSDDETIILNAKSQLIRLATSENYIIRIHSNVVLKSFIKQYPRFLSKILHDSLEILSTKFNDTEDFNFSNLHGHTFIIANLIDLATKDFVSYELVMRITVFATAFIKNNTTSTASNSYFKGLICWILLTGLMNYKDDEYLDGQMSQLFLFWKVLLNHTFKYSDDEVLLKNLELRTHALTCLLNYLNNATIDADTAKQVSYLLTKCSNFNHSIMLKSASIDKALLSNENRILQVYLKIQKLLKQEFNSSLLILLTKNFTNPNLYIEDSQSTLETMKSKLKKGRSKDEFDEELVVDTTIDTLLRLNSDFAYGISSKISSNGIVNLSYNISHKVHSGITGIWPENEKYWFSGLESEVCRPISRVLTYDSLVLLFGDKSYAGGSEYLPKVTTSLIDFSMELFSSIFPYLNSNIQYSVIENLKLSLFSKSTSKFRSVAIAANVCAALHNSLKLLEQGSLWLEASVGNLILDTIKQVGFQNDIYITNLKADIVGLTCAAIVKRLEASNKARFIEEQVSVLTKAIVDKEEPFSRVLNALSLVAIYKYNSRACKFDTIFEVIIALINDPHPIVHSWALRGLLILLDKHLVINVATISQIITKTNELLLDQTYGIFGASTLRYNYNKQFNSHSILIGILKILTEKMGPNYSDLSEKEMNTFKAIILSSLVSANICDNVSSLKIYETLCTFKLDKIFHHRVFISAAEKIIEGALLPLIGVSGTNPFFITGKIPFPQTASLESAFACFSLFIQLFKLGRGETFKDSMEILSWRYLCIYPFSPEIREYFEEWLLHSTTKGTWIDKLHKMYDTPMEKVFKGYFNSIQSQLMSKDANRPLKEETFAEEQIAITEPNTSSSSSTDTSSFDYLQWQSKEIILKLILKLCFESHIDPTLYSQLASKIDSLVKISFRAAVCNIEILKTLGLKTLDQILRLFSVLKDSENPEKSILESQEAQISSSLMSAFFIGSSPNVMVMAINISSEVLTNNLMPSISSSRISQLLIKLLENLNHDEGCITIGEAQVTAKRAIRKIQLAVLNSWARLIEYSISNDNKEIIMFSTKYWTTLIPLWIVSLREFMMITHGARARKQINDSNKDENLPESKRSEMELYEPVWLNFVKVLGAILQTDAKKISDYLDKEELESFSFVLVAKCFDIISKETENTSKVVEVLSALHGIEQNNILLNVLLSETINSEVISILDRLITTGTYKEKLIVIDILSDTISSYSSIRSSQEDFLKDIDKLYELLRLLILIISGLLPFIRYDLDENSSTVVDLSSENITLLKKAIKAVERNINLFDKMFKNDLYSCLLFIIGKIYNSNVHNAVIPVVLSLLKSIVSDLMSDPNTKSLINVFYRSIRGAMFKKDMNHENTIATFLLLLNGGFNKFKLSDLTVFAKLLITNLNSPSNEMLCKRGFENLVKNYDNSVYYQAMIKLIIKEFFDIEVESISSVQLEVALRFFVEYTGLISESAPCKLKSLYLLYLFFIAKFKKLIEKTSMTCKENIERVYLFNSEVFKEAIKLIMTTDKKEEIRELIIEASLDNNTQTSSLELKEFI, translated from the coding sequence ATGACTCTACGACAAACAATAGATTCAAGTGAAGATAGACGCAATGAACTACTACTGTGGgtaatgaaaaagttgGATCGGATACTGACTGATGAAACAGAAAGCAGTGAACAAGAATGTGCTAAAATCTACTCAGAATTGGATGACTTTATGAGATATTGTGCCTCATTATCGACATCTGAATTAGAATCTCACTACATTTCTATTCGAATCTCCAAATTGTATTCGGTTCTTCTAACGAAGCTAGCACCTAATTCACCTGGTAAGTTATTTGACACTGCCGAATTAATGACCTATATTCTTTGCGAAGAAGAAGTGTCTAAAGAAGAGCAAGAAGgtgaaaaatcaaagaagaaatccaAGTCTTCAAATAAGACATATACCTATTCAGCTGCCAAAGATTTAGCTGCTACTATTCTTATAGAGCTGTTTGAAGTCTTTGGTGACGatatatcatcattagGCCCACTAATCTTTAGtgtaatattcaaaaatttgaagaaaaccAACGAAAAGAGTAAGTATCATCATGCAACCTATATGGTTACTCTTCTACAACTGTTCAACTCCATTCTCAGAGGTTGTGGGGAGACTATTCTCGATTCAGCTTCAGCAGCCAAATTCTCCAAATTGTCAAAAATTATCTTTGAAGACATGTACAACAAGGAAAAGGAATATCCCGTTGATTTCATTTCTCTCATAATGGATAGTTGGGCAATTGCCTTCAGGCAAGAATCGCTGGTGAAAGATCATCTAGATGACTTATCCtcctttatatatacaaaacTTTGCGAAGGAAAGCTTGgaatttattgtttttcaaaCGACACTACCAGAATCCATGCTGCAAAAACCATTTCAGAAGttctatatttttattattcaaaaaagcTTCTACAGTTCGATGACGCTATAAACTTCTATGTTAGAATGTTTTCAAATGCAGGCGCAAGAGATCTTAAAACAGGTTGTGTAGaatctttgataaatttcataaCACTTTGTTATGCTTCAGACTCATCATTTCTGAACGGTTGCAATTACTTATACGTAATAACTACGCTTAGCGATATATTTACGGAACATAGAACGAAGCATAAGAGAATAAGCTCAATAACAAGAGATCTAGAATACATCAATTATGTGCACGATTTAATTTTACCACATATCACAGAGTCATCAAAATCccaaattcttcttcagttatTGAACTTAAGACCTAATCACACTCCTCAATCAGgtagaaaaatattaaatgTCGATACCTCTTCAAACCACTGGATTATGTTGTTACAACTGGACTTAATAAACAAGCTTATTAATTCTCTCTCAACATCTttttctgatgatgaaactATTATATTAAACGCCAAATCACAGCTGATAAGGTTGGCAACGTCAGAAAACTATATAATAAGAATTCATTCTAATGTTGTTTTGAAAAGCTTCATAAAACAATATCCTCGATTCTTGTCGAAAATATTACATGATTCGCTGGAAATACTCtctacaaaatttaatgacaCTGAGGATTTTAATTTCTCAAACTTACATGGACATACTTTTATTATTGCAAATTTGATAGATTTGGCTACAAAGGATTTTGTTTCCTACGAACTAGTTATGAGGATCACTGTTTTTGCAACCGcttttataaaaaataataccACCTCTACTGCATCCAATTCTTATTTTAAAGGCCTCATATGTTGGATATTACTAACAGGACTGATGAACTATAAAGATGACGAATATTTGGATGGACAAATGTCTCAactctttttattttggaaGGTATTACTGAATCATACATTTAAATACAGCGACGACGAAGttcttctgaaaaatttggagTTGAGGACACACGCCCTTACGTGTCTTTTGAACTACCTTAATAATGCCACAATTGATGCCGATACTGCTAAGCAAGTTTCATATTTGCTTACGAAATGTTCCAACTTCAATCACTCAATTATGCTAAAGTCAGCAAGCATTGATAAGGCATTATTGAGCAACGAAAATAGAATTTTGCAggtttatttgaaaatacaGAAGTTATTGAAACAAGAGTTTAATAGTTCtctattaatattattaacaAAAAACTTTACTAATCctaatttatatattgaaGACTCACAGTCGACTTTGGAGACAATGAAAAgtaaattgaagaaaggaAGATCTAAAGATGAGTTCGATGAGGAGCTCGTGGTGGATACAACTATTGATACTTTATTGCGTTTAAATAGCGATTTTGCATACGGTATTTCTAGTAAAATTAGTTCCAATGGTATAGTTAACTTAAGCTATAATATATCTCACAAGGTTCATTCTGGAATCACTGGAATCTGGCcggaaaatgaaaagtatTGGTTTAGTGGCCTCGAATCAGAAGTATGCAGGCCCATCTCACGAGTTTTAACGTATGATAGCCTCGTCCTATTATTTGGTGACAAATCTTATGCTGGTGGATCAGAATATTTACCAAAAGTTACCACGTCATTGATCGATTTTTCTATGGagcttttttcttctattttccCGTACCTGAATAGCAACATTCAGTACTCAGTTATTGAGAATCTAAAACtctcattattttcaaagtcGACTTCTAAATTTAGAAGTGTCGCAATAGCTGCAAATGTCTGTGCTGCTCTGCATAACTCTCTCAAGCTTCTGGAGCAGGGTTCTCTATGGTTGGAAGCTTCTGTAGgtaatttgattttggaTACTATCAAGCAGGTTGGCTTTCaaaatgatatatatataactaATTTGAAAGCTGATATTGTGGGTCTAACATGTGCTGCCATTGTAAAAAGATTGGAAGCTTCTAATAAAGCGAGGTTTATAGAGGAACAGGTATCTGTACTTACAAAGGCTATCGTTGACAAAGAAGAGCCTTTTTCCAGAGTACTGAATGCTCTTTCTCTGGTTGCAATTTACAAATACAACTCTCGTGCGTGCAAGTTCGACACTATCTTCGAAGTCATTATTGCTTTGATAAATGATCCTCATCCAATTGTTCATTCGTGGGCACTAAGGGGTCTTCTCATACTACTCGACAAACATCTAGTCATTAACGTGGCGACAATTTCTCAAATCATAACTAAAACAAATGAACTATTACTTGACCAAACATATGGTATTTTTGGTGCATCCACACTGCGCTATAATTACAATAAACAATTCAATTCTCATTCCATTTTGATCGGgatattgaagatactTACCGAAAAGATGGGTCCTAACTATTCTGATTTAAGCGAGAAAGAGATGAATACTTTCAAAGCTATTATTTTGAGTTCACTTGTTTCAGCCAATATTTGTGACAACGTTTCGAGCCTGAAAATCTATGAAACTTTGTGCACTTTCAAAttagataaaattttccatcACCGGGTATTTATATCTGCAGCagagaaaattattgaaggTGCACTACTTCCGTTGATTGGTGTATCTGGAACGAACCCATTTTTTATAACTGGAAAAATACCATTTCCTCAAACTGCCAGCTTGGAAAGTGCATTTGCttgcttttctttatttatCCAGTTGTTCAAACTAGGTAGGGGGGAAACATTCAAGGACTCTATGGAAATACTTTCCTGGAGGTATTTATGTATTTATCCTTTCTCCCCAGAAATTCgagaatattttgaagaatggCTTCTACACAGCACGACTAAAGGTACTTGGATAGATAAGCTGCATAAAATGTATGATACACCAATGGAAAAAGTCTTCAAAGGATATTTTAATTCTATACAGTCACAATTAATGTCAAAGGATGCCAATAGACCtttaaaagaagaaacatttgCGGAAGAACAGATCGCTATTACTGAGCCCAATACGTCAAGCTCGTCTAGCACTGATACGTCAAGTTTTGATTATCTACAATGGCAGTCAAAggagataattttgaagctAATTCTTAAACTCTGCTTTGAATCCCACATTGATCCAACTTTATATAGCCAATTggcttcaaaaattgatagtCTGGTTAAAATTTCCTTCCGAGCCGCAGTTTGTAATATCGAAATATTGAAGACCCTTGGTCTAAAAACACTAGATCAGATTTTAAGATTATTCTCTGTACTGAAAGATTCAGAAAATCCAGAAAAATCGATATTGGAAAGCCAGGAGGCTCAGATAAGTAGTTCCTTGATGTCCGCTTTCTTTATCGGAAGTTCTCCAAATGTCATGGTAATGGCAATCAATATCAGTTCAGAAGTGCTCACCAATAATCTTATGCCGTCAATATCTTCCAGTAGGATATCCCAacttttgataaaattattggaaaatcTAAATCATGACGAGGGTTGCATAACTATAGGTGAAGCACAAGTGACCGCAAAAAGAGCCATCAGAAAAATCCAACTAGCCGTACTCAATTCATGGGCAAGACTAATAgaatattcaatatctaatgataataaagaaattataaTGTTCTCAACAAAGTATTGGACAACATTAATCCCTCTGTGGATTGTGTCATTGAGAGAATTCATGATGATAACACATGGAGCAAGGGCCAGAAAACAGATTAATGATAGCAACAAGGATGAAAATTTGCCAGAATCAAAGAGGTCAGAAATGGAGTTATACGAGCCGGTTTGGCTAAACTTTGTAAAAGTTCTGGGGGCAATTTTACAAACCGACgctaaaaaaatttcagacTATTTGGATAAGGAAGAATTGGAAAGTTTTAGCTTTGTTTTGGTCGCGAAGTGTTTCGATATTATATCAAAGGAAACAGAAAATACTAGTAAAGTTGTCGAAGTTCTTTCTGCATTACATGGTATCGAACAAAACAacatattattgaatgtttTGTTATCTGAAACTATAAACTCTGAAGTCATTTCTATATTAGATAGATTAATAACTACAGGTACTTACAAGGAGAAGCTCATAGTCATCGATATATTATCAGACACTATTAGCTCCTACTCATCAATAAGGTCGTCGCAGGAAGATTTTTTAAAGGATATCGATAAGCTATATGAATTGTTGAGACTACttattttgattatatCAGGGCTACTTCCTTTTATTAGATATGACTTGGATGAAAACTCCTCAACGGTGGTAGACCTATCATCTGAGAATATTACTCTGTTGAAGAAAGCTATCAAAGCGGtagaaagaaatataaacCTTTTCGACAAAATGTTTAAGAATGACTTATATTCTTGCTTGTTGTTTATTATTGGCAAAATTTACAACTCTAATGTCCATAATGCAGTAATACCCGTGGTTCTTTCTCTACTAAAATCCATTGTTAGCGATCTAATGAGCGACCCAAACACTAAGTCCCTCATCAACGTATTTTATAGATCAATTAGGGGCGCTATGTTCAAAAAAGATATGAACCATGAAAACACGATCGCAACTTTTTTATTACTGCTAAATGGTggtttcaataaattcaaactATCCGATCTGACCGTCTTTGCGAAATTACTTATAACTAATTTAAATTCTCCTTCAAATGAGATGCTATGCAAACGTGGCTTCGAAAACCTGGTTAAAAACTATGACAATTCTGTATACTATCAAGCTATGATTAAACTTATcatcaaagaattttttgatattgaagttGAGAGTATTTCTAGTGTACAACTTGAGGTGGCATTGCGATTTTTTGTTGAGTACACTGGCTTGATTTCTGAATCTGCACCCTGCAAGCTAAAATCACTGTACCTGTTGTacttatttttcattgcaaaatttaagaaattaATTGAGAAGACCTCGATGACTTGCAAAGAGAACATCGAAAGAGTATACCTATTTAATTCCGAAGTCTTTAAAGAGGCGATTAAACTTATAATGACGACAgataaaaaagaagagataCGAGAATTAATAATAGAGGCTTCATTAGATAATAACACTCAAACTAGCTCTTTGGAGCtgaaagaatttatttaa
- the KAFR0G03810 gene encoding uncharacterized protein, translating into MSTIDSKTTQRSVTFINCKTPPAITTKEISLDXXCYSDDEIVINLKAAALTPIDFVLHSFCFPYLTRNDPKTYSRDYAGVIVRRGANVDPKWQIGDRVNGVFSHIYGSQGSLSDYLIINPLQQLSIAHMAETENFETAASWPNVFGTAYAVLFDKKQKWDENSKILVIGASTSVSNCLVQIAKNHLKIGTIVGVCNKDSIDYNRQFGYDYLLPYNDNEGNNVTVDNVKKLIQEKLNDEKFDLIFDSVGNNQFFPIMDQVLRPIDTGSYFVTVVGDSKYNYQNPSLLNFIPFTMPLRVLNPFRGFNYFFAHVKAVSEFMELGALMIKRATFKPQIDSTYSFNDFKKAIERLRSNKAKGKVVIKID; encoded by the coding sequence ATGTCTACTATCGATTCTAAGACTACACAAAGATCTGTAACATTTATAAACTGCAAGACTCCACCTGCTATCACAACTAAGGAAATTTCTTTAGATTGNNNATGTTATTCTGACGATGAGATCGTCATAAATTTAAAAGCGGCTGCTCTTACTCCAATTGACTTTGTTCTTCACAGTTTTTGCTTCCCTTATCTTACTCGCAACGATCCCAAGACATACTCTAGAGACTATGCTGGTGTCATAGTTCGAAGGGGTGCAAATGTTGATCCTAAATGGCAAATTGGGGATCGTGTAAATGGTGTGTTTTCTCACATATATGGAAGCCAGGGTAGTTTGTCTGATTATCTGATTATTAATCCACTACAACAGCTTTCCATTGCACATATGGCTGAgactgaaaattttgaaacagcCGCTTCTTGGCCTAATGTGTTCGGTACTGCATATGCTGTTCTTTTCGATAAAAAGCAAAAATGGGATGAAAACTCTAAAATTCTAGTTATTGGCGCCTCTACATCGGTCTCTAACTGTTTAGTTCAGATAGCCAAAAACCATTTGAAAATAGGTACCATCGTTGGTGTATGTAATAAGGATTCAATAGATTATAATAGGCAATTTGGCTATGATTATCTCTTACCTTATAACGACAACGAAGGTAATAATGTAACTGTGGATaatgttaaaaaattaatccaagagaaattgaatgatgaaaaattcgacttaatttttgattcGGTTGGTAACAATCAGTTTTTTCCGATTATGGATCAAGTTTTAAGGCCAATTGACACCGGTTCATATTTTGTAACTGTTGTCGgtgattcaaaatataactACCAGAATCCAAGTCTATTGAATTTCATACCATTTACAATGCCATTGAGAGTCCTGAATCCTTTTAGAGGATTTAACTACTTCTTTGCCCACGTCAAAGCTGTGTCTGAGTTCATGGAACTAGGTGCGTTAATGATAAAAAGGGCCACTTTCAAACCACAGATAGATTCTACATATTCGTTCAACGACTTCAAAAAAGCAATTGAAAGGTTAAGATCGAATAAGGCAAAGGGTAAGGTCGTTATTAAAATCGACTGA